The Diabrotica undecimpunctata isolate CICGRU chromosome 3, icDiaUnde3, whole genome shotgun sequence genome includes the window taaggaataaaacaaacgacttaactcaataatatattaaagatagaattgtaaccaaattaaaagataaatgggcactatcagaggcagcaaaacattttaacataagcagaaccacagtttttctattattaaaaaatggagggaacaagaaactctcgaaagaaagcgagggtctggaagaccaaaactatactaaatttaggtatgtaaaaataaaattaatattttgtaatatctccatcagcattgataacagcttgtagtcttcagttcatctgcgtgaaaggaattacggtcttcttcagagagctcttcccaaacctgttgtataccgtgccacagctcttcagcattttgaggtataaaattcagccgaaccgttttataataatcccccacacattctcgattgggtttaaatctggactctAGCTGGGCCATgataaggtttcgatgttgttattctggagccactggtttattatatttgcagtgtgaacaggacaattatcttgttgaaggataaaattattttctggatacaactgttctacactgggaaacatgatgttttcaaaaatattcagataagtctgccatcaatacgccataccattcccattcctctagatgaaatctaTCCCCAttcattggcgctaaaatgacaaACTGCTTGATATCTATCGACACATAGATGATTAAATAtgattatctggtctatacactccaattttgccctttttagaagatttaaaaattttctaatctgtaaatattacctTGTCCctaaaatcttgattttgtagctgatggtttaaagcaaatataagtcttacTTGCTTCTGTTGTTGTGTAAGAGCTTGATTTTTTGATGCAATTCGGTACCtgagacgcgatgctttaattctgcgctaagttgttgtttttcttcccggaaactgtgacataattcttgcagtttcctcatcttcaaaaggatttttgattttttttttcaaaatttttcaaaaatgtgtAGCCATTTTTTGTGGttaaacagaataagttatcaGACACATtgtaagatttggcagtgacagtatgtaaataataagtatttatccttcaaaatacactgctcaattttctacaaaatacgctttaagagtcgtatcagtttttttaggaaccaactGTACATCAAATGCGGAAGGAAAATCTTTTCTTATATGTAATACTTTGAAAGCCACCTTCTCTTCCTGACATACTAAAAATTTCCTTGGTGAATACCCAAAAGTTGCTGATGGGTAGAAACATCAGTAGTTTTATCACACTGAATGGAGAGAAACCGTAACTTTAAAGCCTGTTTTTAATCTCTTCCTTGCAAACAGTTACAATAGCATCTAATATGTCATTTTGAACCGATTTTGATGTgcctttaaataaataataattggcGAACAACAATATTGCCAATATCTGAGAGTtgcaattcattttttaaatgaatttgGGAAGAGtcgtgtttttaaatttttgttgataAGTGAAATAAATCCCGAACGCCCGTTTTTGTCCACTCTGAAGAAATAATTTCATTCTTTGAAAACACTAAACATGGAAAACAAAACAAAGAATGTAGTTTATAATACCCGAACAAGCACGAAGTTTTTTATGTTGTTCAATTTTAAAacgtttaaaatttttatttcttatggGAAATCTTGTACCAAGTTTATATTCGGCTGAGGTGGTCCATTCTTTTTTATAAGTCTTTCATCAAAACTTGCGTTTTCTTTTATAAACTCCACTGCATAAGGCTAAATCCTAAAACTactaatattgtatttatgatttAATTTAAATCTCACAACGGTGAATCGAAACGCTCCGGCCTCTTTTTGTAATGCACAAATCGTCACTGTTTTAAATAGGCGAATCGCTGGTCTCTCGGATTTTAAGATCTCTCTTTTAACTACAGGGTTAATGTCTACTGTCTGGGTTTAATTTGAATTGCGTACAGCTGCGCAGTGCAAATAAATATgattaataaagttatatttttgtGATGCTAAGATATTtatgagaatttaaaaaatattttaatggtACTATAATGTTTATGAggttttaaaaaactttattttaataaaattttattgggTGTTCACTGCACAGGTGGCCAATGGAGAAGCCGCCTCTGCTGAGACGAATACTAGGCCCCAGGAATGGGAACAACAGGTGGCGAATCAGAtacaattatgaaatatatataaagaaccaTCTTTATCCCAGTAAGTATGTCCGCCTACAGCGTCTTCAATGAGCAGGTCATGTATATAGGATGGAAGAAAACAGGCTTCCCAAAAACTGTTGAATTGGAAGAGACGTATTGGAAGACCGAGAACGCGATGGGAGGATGATTTGGATGAGGACGCCGGAAATCTCCACCGTAATGGATGGAGAAGTTTGATGAGAGAGGCCAGGGCTCGAATAAGATGGATGGATGTATCttatttactttttctttaaataaaaatctaTGATTTCTGAGTTTCACCATTTCATGGATTCCATACATTTTGGAAATAAGCTTTAATTATTTTCTGATTTAAATGTTCAGTCCTACATCCCGTCTTTGCTCAATGGCATCTTAAATAACATTTAAAGTAGTTAAAAACGAAACTAAAACAATGAAACGACCATCTTTGTTACTCGCCTGaaacacaatattttttgaaattttttacattATATACGTTTTGACCAAGTATCCTgaatatctataaaaaaaaactactCTAGAACGTAAAAATATCTAATATGGATAACCATATCAtatattgaaaattgtttaaaacaaatttaacacTTTTAAAATAGATATCCAGTGTGCACTATTAGATACCTTTTCAATCCTCTAATTCCATATTATTAGGCAAAATTAACTTTTTTGCAGTaggtatttattttcaaatggcATCAGCGGCAGATCCAATGAAATTTTTGTCGGGGgtggggtcatgggtcttgagtgtgattttgatatgatttgtgtctcatgtaagggaaccattttctcaataattattttaagcgatatattaaaccaataagAAGGTATTAAAAtccaaataccctacgggtgcaaagGAGGGTACaccattaaggggtcttaaacttaccaaaaaaaaattaaacccacatactctatgacagtaaaatcaagtatacacgactattaaaccaaagaaaagttattaaaatataaatactgaaaaatcaaggacggtccatttaaactaggtattttaaagacaattaatttaaacccatccatcctatggctacaaaatcaagaagaAACCAatgataaataagtataaaccaaagttaagtaatgtaaatgtaataactcaatgtaagtgtaaacattaatgaatgtaataaacattcctaataaactctatcttaacGGTTGATTactgatatcaatttgtaaaaacattcatttattccttattgctatacggagtggaaacatggactctcggaattacaagtatgaagcgtatagaagcctttaaaatgtgtgtttttcgaaggatgctgaagatttcttggacagagcacgtgaccaataacgaggtactgagaagaatgaggagtgggagagaactcctaaatactgcaaacaacagaaaaacgagttatctaggacatatttacagaggagaaaaatataactttctacgactcataatagaagggaaagtagaaggaaaaatagatccaggaagaagaaaatgctcctggctgaagaatgtaagagactggacaggcatggacacaaattcgatactaagaacagcttaagatagagagcaatttgctgcagttatagccacccttccgtaatgaagaaggaaccttaagaagtgtaaacagcattttatttaaattaatttattcaacaaaaaacatatattttaagaatagttatttttataattaggcatattaggctacaagtgagtgaaatatttttttactcggtattgaagtttttctcacgaattgtcagcaacagccggcaacgagtgcTTAATAAAAGTCCAGTGATTAAAAATacaagaataagataagtaaatattgtataattttataaaatgtattcttttcgcatatccgatttagcaaatcgctctatgattgcgtcaacatctagagaaatttcaggatgcacattgatgagtgctaaaccagttaacctttcctgtgaagttctatttctaagccaagtctttagatgcttaagcgtagaaaaactacgctctgttgttgctgcactgactggcagtgtaattaatatttgcagaaatattctgatatttggatacacatgaatatcgcagttttctaatacttctaaaatagaatcaggaagtttgcgattattttgcacgactcttttccacttttgaatccacagtgaaaactcttgttgtACTGTGCAATATGCAGTtgatggtccaataatatcctggaaggcgccaataacttttttaatacaactttatcttctggtgtgttatcagttttaggtaaaacaactcgaagattaaatagattcataacttccggtaaaagtcgttcttctaaatcaattaagatattgtctaaaatgggtaaataaatagatcttcggaaatattcttcgcaagagttagcaggttggttttgacgagaaactatacgaggcatcttcaattcaatatctagttgttcagctatttcctttacttcatagtaaagtttgctaaaaacagattcagcatttgatcttttatttttaaGACTGCATTTAGTttcctctatggcctcagtagccttcttcaaatctaattttggtgactgaagaagacaactaagtgatacagttgtacctaaatcATCACTAAGATTAACTACTGAAATGAGAAATTCTGGGCTCCTAATAGTTTGCATTAATGAAAATGCACCAGTTGACGTTTTACTGTCCTTGGCGTTCTCCTTCTGAACCGACGTCTTCTTCTCGAATCGAATCGTAGGCGTTAACAAATGTGATGAAATCTTTTCTAATCTCATTTAAATTGAGATATCGCAGAGATATTCTTCTTTACAGCAAGAAATGATATCATTTTGAGTAGTTTAACTAATTATTGTAGCATTAGCCGGAGCAGTTTCCAAATGTTTACGCAGATCATTATCACCAGCATCTATCCTAAACCGAAGCAATGCTCTAAAATTGCCATCATTTTTCTCTGTATCATCActgtttacaatatttttatcATCTCTATGCCCTCTCAAAGAAATATTTTGTCTACCACAAAGAATAACAGTTTTTATTATTGGATTCAAATTCTTCCTATTTGCTTGATTCATTTCAACTCTTAACTTcttgcttatagggttgatgggttttaaattattttttggaattatttgattgatatttatttttgtttggggggggggtcatgacccccttAACCCCACCCCCCTTAGATCCGCCACTGAATGGCATGCTTgtgtaaactgcttaaaacaaaattagcacttgtaaggctttttcTTGTGTGCACTGTCAAATAATTTCAAATCGTATTACCcaataaactgcttaaaacaaatttcgtaCTTTAAgaattttctccagtgtgcacacTCACATGACTTTTCAAATAACTTGCtctagtaaactgcttaaaacaaatttcgcacttataaggcttttctccagtgtgcacacTCATATGTACTTTCAAATTATATTCGTGATTAAAcagcttaaagcaaatttcacacttgtaaggtttttctccagtgtgcaatctcatatgTCGTTTTAAATGAGTGGCTCTAGTaaacttcttaaaacaaatttcgcacttgtaaggattttctccagtgtgcacacTCACATGCCCTTTCAAGTCGTATCTTCGAGTAAactgcttaaagcaaatttcgcacttgtacggcttttctccagtgtgtactgtCAAATGACTTTTCAAATAAGGTGCTTTAGTAAactgcttcaaacaaatttcgcacttgtaaggcttttccccAGAGTGCACACTCACatgtattttcaaattatattcgTGAGTAAACTGCTTACAACAAATCTCGCACTGATAATAAGGTTTTTCTTTAGAATGCAATATCATATGTCGTTTCAAATGAGTTGCTCTAGTAAACTTggtaaaacaaatttcacacttgtaaggcttttctccagtgtgaagtTTCATATGATCATTCAAAGAACTTTTCTGAgtgaactgcttaaaacaaatatcgcacttgtaaggcttttctcgagtgtgcactctcaaatgattTTTCAAATCGAATCTTCcagtaaactgctttaaacaaatttcacacttgtaaagtTTTTTTCCGGTGTGTATTTTCATATGACGTTTCAAAGAACCTGCATggttaaattgcttaaaacaaattttacatttgcAAATAGAATTTTTTAACGGTGTTTCTTCAGTGTTTGCACTGAATGTTTGTTGTTCTGCAGTACATCCAACTTCAGTTTTAATGATTTCCATTCTGTTCTGAgaaaaacctaaaataaaaatgaaagaataaaaattaatttatgtataaacaGCAGGATAAAACAAATAGTAATAAAATTTAGTAAGAATgaatataacaataaataaaactgAAACGTACCAACACGCTGTTTTTGccaaaagatatgtttttttaagaaaaaacgaAAGAATTGTCAGAGTACCAACACCGAATATAGACGTATATAGAAGCAAACTTCAACGAAATTTTTTGTATATGCTGAGCGGAAACATTTTACTTTATTACTTGTGTTCCTGCAATACTAGGGAGCGCTCATGTGATCCCCCTCACCACCGCACAATCCTTCGCCTTCGTACccaaactactactactactgcTTCTGAAATATGAAAGAGTGAGGCTGGGAATGATTAGccttacatttttacattttataaaattacagaTCAAATCCtactagaaaataaaatattattgtaacttttaatacttttttatatctgaaTCTTTAAATGTGTagaaatctacaaataatataataaaagcaAAGACAGGTAAGATTTgattcacgtacagtgcgtctgtatatccgcttatacgtatttcatcctaaaaggaatcgacggagcggctatttacaaacactctgaacgtgaaaacaatctcTCCATACTCTGGTATTATtttttatgagtactagaaaccaattcgctaaggatttttgcttagttgaggagatatgttgtggaatgcaattttagattccccatgtctctaattacatcattatcaacgtctgttttgccttgcaattcttagaaggcacagattaaagcagaaatatgaatttggtttcgacaaatAGTTTCCGGATTTATAATATAATAGAAATTATGCAGTCGTTATTTAAAGGAGTATTTTGAACTATACTAACCGTGACCATtttttccttttgaaatttgcttctatatgcgtctatattcgttGGTACTAATATTGCTAATATACGGGACAAATTATTGTATCTACGTCATAGATATAAGAACAGGTTTGGAAGAAACTCTCTCTCCCACAGGTTATAGTTCATATTACATATATCTCTAAAAGatcttttaacaaaaatattttttaatttaatttttgagtTGAATTTTTTATGCTGacattgtattaatttttctctatagtaaaatgcagaGCAGATCGTCACGACACGAAATAATTGGAAGAGTCTATTTACTCGACAAGGAGAGTCCGTTATGTGACATGTAAACACCCTAGATCATAAACTTACATGGGAAACTCACGTAAATCATGTATCACCAAAGTTAAGTACATGTAGCTATATAATACGTAATTTAAGAGAAACTGTCTCATTTAATATATTGCGAATGATCTACTTTAGTTTAGTCCAGTCTGTACTTCAGTATGGCTTAATATTTTGGGGTTGCTCATCTCATGTTGAACGGCCATTTATAGCACAAAAGAAAGTTTTAAGAAGTATGTATG containing:
- the LOC140437139 gene encoding uncharacterized protein isoform X2; amino-acid sequence: MWRLDNTIETHVESLISLSLMLMVLGFSQNRMEIIKTEVGCTAEQQTFSANTEETPLKNSICKCKICFKQFNHAGSLKRHMKIHTGKKLYKCEICLKQFTGRFDLKNHLRVHTREKPYKCDICFKQFTQKSSLNDHMKLHTGEKPYKCEICFTKFTRATHLKRHMILHSKEKPYYQCEICCKQFTHEYNLKIHVSVHSGEKPYKCEICLKQFTKAPYLKSHLTVHTGEKPYKCEICFKQFTRRYDLKGHVSVHTGENPYKCEICFKKFTRATHLKRHMRLHTGEKPYKCEICFKLFNHEYNLKVHMSVHTGEKPYKCEICFKQFTRASYLKSHVSVHTGENS
- the LOC140437139 gene encoding uncharacterized protein isoform X1, with the protein product MEFKVEIKEEFIECNQQDIESQLSSSIDMEHFKIEPKDNSGFSQNRMEIIKTEVGCTAEQQTFSANTEETPLKNSICKCKICFKQFNHAGSLKRHMKIHTGKKLYKCEICLKQFTGRFDLKNHLRVHTREKPYKCDICFKQFTQKSSLNDHMKLHTGEKPYKCEICFTKFTRATHLKRHMILHSKEKPYYQCEICCKQFTHEYNLKIHVSVHSGEKPYKCEICLKQFTKAPYLKSHLTVHTGEKPYKCEICFKQFTRRYDLKGHVSVHTGENPYKCEICFKKFTRATHLKRHMRLHTGEKPYKCEICFKLFNHEYNLKVHMSVHTGEKPYKCEICFKQFTRASYLKSHVSVHTGENS